The following nucleotide sequence is from Glycine max cultivar Williams 82 chromosome 9, Glycine_max_v4.0, whole genome shotgun sequence.
TGCTTTTTAGAAGCCTCACAAATATTTCTAGTTGAGGATCAGAGTTCAGAATAATTTGTCTAATTGCATCATTCTTTCCTATTAATTCTGCTAAAATTGATATGATCAATTCAAGGATCTCATCCTCAGTTGAGGAAAATAGCACCTCAAGCATAGCTTCAACGACATTAGGTTGTGTTAGTGCTTCTTCAACAAGAGGATCGCCAGGAGAGTTCAACCAAGCTTTGGTAACCACACGAATAGCGAATTCACATTCACTTAGAACATCTGATGAACATATAGTTGTAATGGCTCCAACAAAGTCTCTCGAAAGAGTTGAAACATTCTTGGATCTATAGTTGCTGTTTTTGAAGCTTTCCTCTGGTATGAACCTGCAAGAAAGGCATTGAAAATAATCTGATCTCTGCGGCACAGGCCATAATTGAGCTTGACTCTTACCAAGTTGGCTTGATCTTTCAACGAATACCCTATCATATTTCTGTCAACAGTGACAAACTAGGTTAAATGTCTGAAATCTATATTTTGAATCAGCAGGTTTTCATCTATGAATTGATGGCACAGAAAATAACCTGAACTGAACTGCATCTGTGTTCATCTACATACAACTTTTCATCAATCTCCAAACCTGTAGTAATTGCCAACACTCCATTTTGGTCACCAAGACCAGTCGTTTTCTGCTCTAGTTTGGAGCCAAACACTGTCTTGTATCTGTTGCAGAAAACCATAAGCATAAAAGCACATACATAACTACAAAGTGCATATGTTAGTTTCTCAAAAAAACATGGTTGTTGTGGTGAATGTTAGACGTTTATATCACTTACAAGTTTGGGTTGATTGAGGAATTTGAAATAAAGGAATCTGAAGACCTTCTTGATGATCTGTAACTTGGCCTTGATGGCAAAGAGACATTAGGAAGAGGAGGCTCACTAGCTCCAACTTTAAGCCATTGCTTGTAGTACTGAGCAAACAGATTAGTCCCCATATCCATTTTTTCATTGTAAACTTTGCTCAGcaccttcattttcttttccttctgaCCGTGAGCTTCATTTGAAAGAAACTCAAGCTCAGTGTTGTACCAAATTTTAGCATGTAGAAGATGGGGAAGAAACAAATGCTCCCAAAGGTCAGGAAGCAAGTAAGTTCTAGCCAAATTTGGAGAATCACAAAACACTTGCAGTAAATGCTTAGAGGAAACCCTGTCATTTTTCTGCAACTTGTAAGCAATTGCCAAGTATAGTTGAGCACAAGCTGAGAGATGTGAATTTGGTACACCACAGGTTGAAGCATCCCTGGAAGTTTTAGAATTCAAACTAGAAACTATGGTCAAAAGCTCAATGGAATTCCTTAACCTTTTGATCATCCTCACCTGTTCCATTGTTCCTTGATTTTCTACCAATCTGTCAACCTTCTTCATACCCAATTCCATGTTCACAAAAACCTCACCACCTGAatcctttgttgttgttgttgttcttcttcTGTCCAATAAAGAACTACACTTATCTCTCATTGTTTCCCTAAACTTATCATCTTTCACATATCTTCCTATGTAGCCACTGAGAATAGCAATCACTGCTTTAATGGAAACATCATCCATCAAGTGTCCCACCCTTCTTGAATCTGCAGACACCAGTGACTTAGAATTTGATCTTTCTGAAGCTGAACCACCCCTTTTGaattgagaagaagaagacatactttgtgtttgtgttgtgcCTTTCTCTGCCTTGTGCTTAGATGAACCAAGGCTTCTTGGATCATGACAGATGTATGCAGAAAGTGGTTTTTTCTCATGTTGTGAAAGTTTGTGTTTAGGCCTCTCTGGGGTTGGATATTGGGTAGAGTGTTGTTCTCCAAAGGAAGCCATATGTTGGAGAATGAGACTTGGGTTGAAAGAGAAGTATGAAGCAAGAATGGCTTCAATGACATTCTTGGaactcaaaaaaaattataagataacaCAGGGACAGCTAGATTAGCTATAGTGGAATAGAGGCACAGCAATGAAGACAAAGAAAAGGCTTGGATTTGGTGAACGGTGAATGGTGAATCTTTTAGgctatatttttaaactataaggTTCTGTTCTGTAAAGGCAAAACACCCTTTTGGACCTGCTCAGTGAAATTGCCGCCACATTTCTAAACAATAGTCACTTGCAAATTGCATAGTTTAATTAGAGCATGCAGATAAGTACTATTGTATTAATTAACAACTGCAATTAGATGGTATTTTGTTactaccaatttttttttttaattttaaatgattatgtTTTTCGTTTACAGAACAGTACCATTTATTAAACTTTgagaatttgattttaattagcTCTTATTTTATGTTGTGGCATGAGTGATGTCTATGGCTTGCGTTGTTCTGCTGGTTTTTCCCGAAGATAGTGGCTTTAGTTTACTGGCCTCTGATGCTTTTTTGTTTGAGCTCacttttttgctttttgtttttctaaacaGACACTTGCTAActgcataatttattttgagcaTACAGAAAAGTACTTCTGTGTCATTAAGCGATtgcaataaaaaagtattttatttattactcaaaataattaaattattatttattccaTTGACAATGCAATACCTCTTatgaaattttgtatatttgattggcttaattgtactttttaatccatctttttaatattttgtgaattttaccTTCAACTTTTAACAAACTTACAAATTTTACCTTATGTCATTTACCTTctaacataattacatttttttacctttaactttttattattttgacaaATCTTAAacctaacttttttattttttgacaaatgttatccttaactttttattttatttttgcaaaatttaCTTCCCACTTTTGTGCTTATTAATGGTAAACTTTTAAAGGTAAAATCCacaagtttcttaaaagttGGAAGTAAAATGTaccaaattaatttgttgagagtaaaatttttcaacaattaaaaacttAGGGAGTGAAAAATGCAATTAAAcctatttgattttaaaacagATCTTGCTTTTATATTCTGCTATGGAGCATGGCTTGTGTTGTTCtgctgagttttttttttttttctctaaatctAAAGCATCCTTTGATTGGAATTCAAGGACTAATTTCACAGAGATATTTAGACCCATTAGGAGTTGACCTCTCTCAATAAGATTATTTGCTAACAATGTCATACTATGTTGGTGTTTTGCTTGTTCTTTATGCAAATAGTGGGTTTAGTTGATTCTCACTTGTGATGCTTCCTTGTTTagcttctcttttatttttcttgttaaaaagTGTTCTAAAAGTATTGATTAGAAACTAATAAAAACTATAACTGTAGTTTGTGGCACAAGCTGTTCATCAACAAACTAGCAAGACAACACCGGTTCAAACTACATAAGTTAAGCAGCAGCATAAATAGATAAAGAACAGAAATACCCCTCAACTTATGTGTAATATATATCCTCTGCATATTCACAAATCTATGTATGTAAATGCCATATAATTCCCTACGTTTCTAACATCACACGTCCCATCCAGACGCTGAATAATATCACCCGTGTATGTGCCCTATATCATCCGTCTTacagaagacttaatcaagagtcaagacatATCCCTTTCCCACAACTCACTTAATTACTTGTTTATAGGTGCACTTGAATAATCTAGTTCATTTTCCTTCAAAATAAATCACTGCATCATAACCTAACACAAATACCATAAGGTTTGATTTTAACCATTGGAAAGCTTGATTTTTGAGACGCCCAAAAATGGTTTTTCATAGGTAATTGGTAGGGAAATAGGAGCGCTAGGTTCTTGATCGTAAGGTTCAGTGAACTCTTTGTCGGCCATATCTTAAGTCCTTGAGATTATTTTCAGTATAGACAAGAACCGTGAATTAATTTGAAACTTGATCACAAATTAACAGCCTGAGATGTGTGACCTTACATCATCTTTAAGGACTTATCCGCGTGGTACACACAATCAAGACAATGAAACTTGCAAGTTTTTATTAAGCCTCTAACTTAGAAATTCAGAGACATGGAAGAAAGGAAGAGGGAAAGAGGAGCTTATGGTTGAGATTAAATCGAGGTGATTTTCATTGGAAATTCTCCAACAGCTATTTCTACAACAGAGTCAGTTCTCAAACAGGTtttttgtgacaccctctacccttcacatatatattaataaaggaatgaaaattcaaatattaattaaaagtatttttaaaacatttttaaatacaagcttttcaaatgggtaaaaggct
It contains:
- the LOC100786098 gene encoding putative E3 ubiquitin-protein ligase LIN isoform X1, whose product is MASFGEQHSTQYPTPERPKHKLSQHEKKPLSAYICHDPRSLGSSKHKAEKGTTQTQSMSSSSQFKRGGSASERSNSKSLVSADSRRVGHLMDDVSIKAVIAILSGYIGRYVKDDKFRETMRDKCSSLLDRRRTTTTTKDSGGEVFVNMELGMKKVDRLVENQGTMEQVRMIKRLRNSIELLTIVSSLNSKTSRDASTCGVPNSHLSACAQLYLAIAYKLQKNDRVSSKHLLQVFCDSPNLARTYLLPDLWEHLFLPHLLHAKIWYNTELEFLSNEAHGQKEKKMKVLSKVYNEKMDMGTNLFAQYYKQWLKVGASEPPLPNVSLPSRPSYRSSRRSSDSFISNSSINPNLYKTVFGSKLEQKTTGLGDQNGVLAITTGLEIDEKLYVDEHRCSSVQKYDRVFVERSSQLGKSQAQLWPVPQRSDYFQCLSCRFIPEESFKNSNYRSKNVSTLSRDFVGAITTICSSDVLSECEFAIRVVTKAWLNSPGDPLVEEALTQPNVVEAMLEVLFSSTEDEILELIISILAELIGKNDAIRQIILNSDPQLEIFVRLLKSTSLFLKAAVLLYLSKPKAKQMLSSEWVPLILRVLEFGDKLQTLFTVQCSPQVAAFYVLDQILTGFDEDKNLENARQVLSLGGLTLLMRRIDGEVHERNNAAMIISCCIRAEGSCRSFLADNINKTSLLELIVIGSKQNSSGYALSVLAELLYLDRRTKTLNFLRGLKDGWGGFNVMHIFFIYLQKSPPEERPIVAVILLLLDLMEDPFKGSLHRSEAIETLIEALNCQTCNDRVQQQSARALVLLVGHFSDSGESLMEKLLLQKAGFREICLEDSYPGKEIVVYDPIHKNVEEEEAESWQKRAACVLFKSGNKNLLSALADSIANGIPCLARASLITISWMSSYLNMVEDRKLPPMVFSILRPQLLQSLNYDKDVEERVLASYSLLYLVKYSGCVSNLPLLDKDSLTHLRNLSLVTWTANELISIFSKSSFQLRQ
- the LOC100786098 gene encoding putative E3 ubiquitin-protein ligase LIN-1 isoform X2, with amino-acid sequence MASFGEQHSTQYPTPERPKHKLSQHEKKPLSAYICHDPRSLGSSKHKAEKGTTQTQSMSSSSQFKRGGSASERSNSKSLVSADSRRVGHLMDDVSIKAVIAILSGYIGRYVKDDKFRETMRDKCSSLLDRRRTTTTTKDSGGEVFVNMELGMKKVDRLVENQGTMEQVRMIKRLRNSIELLTIVSSLNSKTSRDASTCGVPNSHLSACAQLYLAIAYKLQKNDRVSSKHLLQVFCDSPNLARTYLLPDLWEHLFLPHLLHAKIWYNTELEFLSNEAHGQKEKKMKVLSKVYNEKMDMGTNLFAQYYKQWLKVGASEPPLPNVSLPSRPSYRSSRRSSDSFISNSSINPNLYKTVFGSKLEQKTTGLGDQNGVLAITTGLEIDEKLYVDEHRCSSVQKYDRVFVERSSQLGKSQAQLWPVPQRSDYFQCLSCRFIPEESFKNSNYRSKNVSTLSRDFVGAITTICSSDVLSECEFAIRVVTKAWLNSPGDPLVEEALTQPNVVEAMLEVLFSSTEDEILELIISILAELIGKNDAIRQIILNSDPQLEIFVRLLKSTSLFLKAAVLLYLSKPKAKQMLSSEWVPLILRVLEFGDKLQTLFTVQCSPQVAAFYVLDQILTGFDEDKNLENARQVLSLGGLTLLMRRIDGEVHERNNAAMIISCCIRAEGSCRSFLADNINKTSLLELIVIGSKQNSSGYALSVLAELLYLDRTKTLNFLRGLKDGWGGFNVMHIFFIYLQKSPPEERPIVAVILLLLDLMEDPFKGSLHRSEAIETLIEALNCQTCNDRVQQQSARALVLLVGHFSDSGESLMEKLLLQKAGFREICLEDSYPGKEIVVYDPIHKNVEEEEAESWQKRAACVLFKSGNKNLLSALADSIANGIPCLARASLITISWMSSYLNMVEDRKLPPMVFSILRPQLLQSLNYDKDVEERVLASYSLLYLVKYSGCVSNLPLLDKDSLTHLRNLSLVTWTANELISIFSKSSFQLRQ